A single genomic interval of uncultured Sphaerochaeta sp. harbors:
- a CDS encoding ABC transporter substrate-binding protein, whose product MKKSLFVCFILVALLASPLFAQGGGEVSSPKIGFMGPMSGDYANYGVLSNNSTMLAVEQFNAKGGFGGKVPVVLVTEDSEGNVEKGLSAIEKLSSVDNIAGLVGPVFTGVSFAVGERVQSEGIVMISPSATHADITSIGDYVFRTVVSDGLQGEVAGNYFYGELGYRNIAVLYAKNDYSQGLYEGMTAAFEAAGGKVTIAESFQVGDKDFKTQLTKIRSANPEAIYIPNYTAEMAQILEQASQLGMGTPFLSCDGFSNPEIYDLAGEFTDGVIYVGPAKVKESPAYSDFVAQYEAKFGVGPDSFATNAYDGANILLQAMDKVYKATGKFDRAAIRDAVAATKDYPGVSGTINFAENGDLVAYQGLYKVNGTTPEYLGSYTVVDGVLTQVD is encoded by the coding sequence ATGAAGAAAAGCCTGTTTGTCTGTTTTATTCTGGTGGCTTTGCTGGCTTCCCCCTTGTTTGCACAGGGTGGCGGAGAAGTATCCAGCCCAAAAATCGGTTTCATGGGCCCAATGAGTGGTGACTATGCCAACTATGGCGTACTTAGCAACAACTCTACCATGCTTGCAGTTGAACAGTTCAATGCAAAGGGTGGATTTGGTGGCAAGGTACCTGTGGTGCTCGTTACTGAAGATTCCGAGGGCAACGTTGAGAAGGGCCTTTCCGCAATTGAGAAACTCTCCTCTGTTGATAATATCGCTGGACTTGTTGGTCCTGTATTCACCGGTGTAAGCTTTGCTGTTGGTGAACGTGTCCAGAGTGAAGGCATTGTTATGATCAGCCCCTCTGCAACACATGCTGATATCACCAGTATTGGTGACTATGTATTCCGCACCGTTGTATCCGACGGTTTGCAGGGTGAGGTTGCTGGAAACTATTTCTATGGTGAGCTTGGCTACCGCAATATTGCTGTCCTGTATGCAAAAAATGACTACAGCCAGGGTTTGTACGAAGGCATGACTGCTGCATTCGAGGCAGCTGGTGGAAAGGTAACCATTGCTGAATCCTTCCAGGTCGGCGACAAGGACTTCAAGACCCAGCTTACCAAGATTCGCAGTGCCAATCCTGAAGCAATCTACATCCCCAACTACACCGCTGAGATGGCTCAGATTCTCGAGCAGGCCAGTCAGTTGGGAATGGGTACTCCTTTCCTCTCCTGTGATGGATTCTCCAACCCTGAGATTTACGACCTTGCTGGTGAATTCACCGATGGCGTAATCTATGTTGGTCCTGCAAAGGTCAAGGAAAGTCCTGCATACAGTGATTTCGTTGCACAGTATGAAGCCAAGTTTGGTGTTGGTCCTGATAGTTTTGCTACCAATGCCTACGATGGTGCAAACATCCTGCTTCAGGCAATGGACAAGGTGTACAAGGCTACTGGTAAGTTTGACCGTGCTGCCATCCGTGATGCGGTTGCAGCCACCAAGGATTATCCTGGTGTCTCCGGTACCATCAACTTTGCAGAGAATGGTGACTTGGTTGCATACCAGGGACTTTACAAGGTCAACGGGACTACTCCTGAATACCTCGGTTCCTATACCGTTGTTGACGGAGTCCTTACCCAGGTGGACTAA
- the mscL gene encoding large-conductance mechanosensitive channel protein MscL produces MAEKVGMIAEFKKFITRGNVIDMAVGIIIGTAFKEIINSLVKEILMPLIGLFLGGVSFVDLKIVIAEATEQTTEVAIMYGNFIQRIIDFLIIAFVVFMMVRTINRIRERIEARKKAEAAAEAEAAPPAPTPADIVLLTEIRDLLKKN; encoded by the coding sequence ATGGCAGAGAAAGTGGGTATGATTGCTGAATTCAAAAAATTCATCACCAGGGGAAATGTAATTGATATGGCCGTCGGTATCATTATTGGTACTGCATTCAAGGAAATCATCAACTCCCTGGTAAAAGAAATCCTGATGCCTTTGATCGGGCTCTTCTTGGGTGGAGTAAGTTTCGTTGACCTGAAAATAGTCATTGCTGAGGCCACGGAACAAACCACTGAGGTTGCCATCATGTACGGGAACTTCATCCAGAGAATCATCGACTTCCTCATCATCGCATTTGTAGTATTTATGATGGTCAGGACAATCAACAGAATCCGTGAACGAATTGAGGCCAGGAAGAAAGCTGAGGCTGCAGCAGAAGCAGAGGCAGCACCTCCTGCCCCAACCCCTGCTGATATCGTTTTGCTTACTGAAATCAGGGACCTGTTGAAGAAGAATTAA